The following proteins are encoded in a genomic region of Verrucomicrobiia bacterium:
- a CDS encoding DUF4230 domain-containing protein, with the protein MENPPPIESKPTVPVPLVKQRSLWPMAFALIGLAIIIAGTIIVLKVIRVGEKVGEGAVSVPSRIAATLADAFKPKVTYTTVINSTLQSLKHDPKLVVLTASVNVEITKESDKTLWGVVDMGKTKARIKAYGNKVQYVVPMHGLSETNFFYDDIHKRIVVTVPPPQFDNDIVEVQSNPAMMEIETDVGWGRMDKFSGEILRDLARRDLRPAVVREGKSELLLERARGNARKTIQKMLKPMAESLNEHVEIWVLFSDETGISWSQSLH; encoded by the coding sequence GTGGAAAATCCACCGCCAATCGAATCCAAGCCCACTGTGCCGGTGCCGCTGGTGAAGCAGCGGTCGCTGTGGCCCATGGCGTTTGCTTTGATTGGGCTGGCGATCATCATCGCGGGCACGATCATTGTGCTGAAGGTGATTCGTGTGGGGGAAAAGGTCGGGGAAGGAGCGGTGAGTGTGCCGAGCCGGATTGCTGCGACGCTAGCAGATGCGTTCAAGCCAAAGGTCACATACACCACGGTCATCAATAGCACGCTTCAAAGTCTCAAGCACGATCCCAAGCTGGTAGTGCTTACGGCTTCCGTGAACGTGGAGATCACTAAGGAGAGCGACAAGACACTGTGGGGCGTGGTAGACATGGGCAAGACCAAGGCGCGCATCAAGGCTTATGGCAACAAGGTGCAATACGTGGTGCCGATGCACGGTTTGTCTGAGACGAACTTCTTCTACGATGACATCCACAAGCGCATCGTGGTGACGGTGCCGCCGCCGCAGTTCGATAATGACATCGTGGAAGTGCAATCGAATCCCGCCATGATGGAAATCGAGACAGATGTAGGCTGGGGCCGTATGGATAAATTCTCTGGCGAGATCCTCAGAGATTTGGCGCGTCGGGATTTGCGGCCAGCGGTCGTGCGTGAAGGTAAGAGTGAACTGCTGCTCGAAAGAGCGCGCGGAAATGCGCGCAAGACGATCCAGAAGATGCTCAAACCGATGGCAGAATCACTGAACGAACACGTCGAGATCTGGGTGCTCTTCAGTGATGAGACGGGCATCTCATGGAGCCAATCGCTCCACTGA
- the pdxH gene encoding pyridoxamine 5'-phosphate oxidase yields MPISDLRREYTLGSLRRKDLLPDPIAQFRVWFDAATAAGVSEPNAMTVSTVGLNGRPSARIILLKGVDERGFSFFTNYESRKAQELAAKPFAALTFLWKELERQVRVEGTVTKVSREESEAYFRSRPRNSRLGAWGSPQSQVIANREVLEQNMAELQARHPGDDVPLPQNWGGYMVKPEVIEFWQGQPSRLHDRLVYRLQKDGAWSVERLAP; encoded by the coding sequence ATGCCCATCTCCGATCTGCGCCGCGAATACACGCTGGGCAGCTTGCGTCGTAAAGACCTGCTGCCGGATCCGATCGCGCAGTTCCGCGTATGGTTCGATGCGGCGACCGCCGCAGGCGTCTCCGAACCAAACGCAATGACGGTCTCCACCGTCGGGCTCAATGGACGCCCCTCTGCCCGTATCATCCTGCTGAAAGGTGTGGATGAACGCGGGTTCAGTTTCTTCACCAATTACGAAAGCCGCAAAGCGCAGGAACTCGCCGCCAAGCCTTTCGCCGCGCTGACTTTTCTCTGGAAAGAATTGGAACGCCAGGTGCGGGTGGAAGGCACGGTCACGAAAGTCTCTCGCGAAGAATCGGAAGCTTACTTCCGCAGCCGCCCGCGTAATTCACGCCTAGGTGCATGGGGCTCTCCGCAAAGCCAGGTCATCGCGAACCGTGAAGTCTTGGAGCAGAACATGGCGGAGTTGCAAGCGCGTCATCCGGGTGACGATGTCCCCCTCCCGCAGAATTGGGGCGGCTACATGGTGAAACCGGAAGTGATCGAGTTCTGGCAAGGCCAGCCGAGCCGCCTGCATGACCGTCTCGTCTATCGTCTGCAGAAAGACGGCGCGTGGTCAGTGGAGCGATTGGCTCCATGA
- a CDS encoding 3-isopropylmalate dehydratase: MQSVFTGPVYVVRDNIDTDQIIPAQFLNLVPTIAEEYEKLGSYAMCGLPESLYATRFVKEGQLDAEYPIIVAGRNFGCGSSREHAPIALGSANCRIILAESFARIFFRNCVSTGELYPCEATERLCDVLKTGDVVTVDLDACTVKVQGSGKTYSFKPLGDVRPVVDAGGLFNYARKSGMIEAKA; encoded by the coding sequence ATGCAATCGGTTTTTACAGGTCCGGTCTACGTGGTGCGCGATAACATCGACACCGATCAAATCATCCCGGCACAATTTTTGAACCTCGTGCCCACCATCGCCGAGGAATACGAGAAACTCGGCAGTTACGCCATGTGCGGCCTGCCGGAATCCCTCTACGCCACCCGCTTCGTGAAGGAAGGCCAGCTTGATGCTGAGTATCCTATCATCGTGGCCGGTCGTAACTTCGGCTGCGGCAGCTCCCGTGAACACGCGCCGATCGCGCTTGGCTCGGCCAACTGCCGCATCATTTTGGCAGAAAGCTTCGCCCGCATCTTCTTCCGTAACTGCGTCTCCACCGGCGAGCTCTATCCGTGCGAAGCCACCGAGCGCCTCTGCGACGTGCTGAAGACCGGCGATGTGGTGACCGTAGATCTCGACGCCTGCACCGTGAAGGTCCAAGGCTCCGGCAAGACCTACAGCTTCAAGCCGCTCGGCGACGTCCGCCCCGTGGTGGATGCCGGCGGTCTCTTCAATTATGCCCGCAAGAGCGGCATGATCGAGGCGAAGGCTTAA
- a CDS encoding acyltransferase gives MEKIKELDGLRGLAVTAILFYHALRFSGESALAAWTNKILDSTWIGVDLFFVLSGFLITRILLQSRADSHRYKNFYIRRCLRIFPVYYLVVLTAWGITLCGFKLLAPVREIFPYHFTYTFNLWTAAHEMWPSASSFNHFWSLCIEEHFYLFWPFLVFSLPIGKLKQALFCFILLSLTLRFGCELLDFGWVTPYTFTLCRLDGLSIGGLLGIHYFQHGNLRILRLPKLRLIFFLAAICLVHLLLKDKQLQHEDTLSMVLLPTIVAIFTIPVFSVALEQDDNRWKKFLRNPALCRLGIYAYGIYIYHQLIHSVLHRMVGLPSPSPQIFVVLCITTLVVAALSYEFFEKPFLRLKDRFAPVSGKAEKETVTPSAKA, from the coding sequence ATGGAAAAAATCAAAGAACTGGATGGATTAAGAGGTCTCGCCGTCACGGCGATACTCTTTTATCATGCGCTTCGCTTTTCGGGGGAATCAGCCTTAGCCGCCTGGACAAACAAAATACTGGATAGCACATGGATCGGAGTGGATCTTTTTTTTGTTTTGTCCGGCTTTTTGATCACCAGAATCCTGCTTCAGTCACGTGCCGACAGTCACCGGTATAAAAACTTCTACATCCGGCGCTGTCTCAGGATTTTCCCCGTGTATTATCTCGTGGTTCTGACCGCTTGGGGAATCACTCTGTGCGGCTTCAAGCTCCTGGCACCCGTGAGAGAAATTTTCCCCTACCATTTCACCTACACCTTCAATCTCTGGACGGCGGCTCATGAGATGTGGCCGTCCGCCAGTTCCTTTAACCATTTTTGGTCCCTTTGCATTGAGGAACATTTCTATCTTTTTTGGCCGTTCCTCGTGTTTTCACTGCCGATTGGAAAATTGAAACAGGCACTATTCTGCTTTATTCTCCTGTCATTGACGCTGCGGTTTGGCTGTGAATTGCTAGATTTCGGCTGGGTTACCCCCTACACCTTCACTCTGTGCCGCCTGGACGGGCTTTCCATCGGCGGCCTGCTCGGGATACATTACTTCCAGCATGGCAATCTGCGAATTTTGCGCCTGCCAAAACTCAGATTGATTTTCTTCCTCGCCGCGATCTGTCTGGTCCATCTGCTTTTGAAGGATAAACAACTGCAGCATGAAGACACGCTTTCAATGGTTTTATTGCCTACTATTGTGGCCATCTTCACCATCCCGGTTTTCAGCGTTGCCCTGGAGCAGGATGACAACCGTTGGAAAAAGTTCCTGCGTAATCCCGCCTTATGCCGTTTGGGCATCTATGCCTATGGGATTTATATCTATCACCAACTGATCCACAGCGTGTTGCACCGGATGGTAGGGTTGCCCAGCCCGTCACCGCAGATATTTGTGGTTCTCTGCATCACCACACTCGTCGTTGCCGCACTGTCTTATGAATTCTTTGAAAAACCGTTCTTGCGGCTAAAAGACCGGTTCGCACCGGTCAGCGGTAAAGCGGAAAAAGAAACCGTCACTCCATCGGCAAAAGCATAA